From the Candidatus Hydrogenedentota bacterium genome, the window TCAGCCTCCAGCCTCCAGCCTCCAGCCTCCAGCCTCCAGCCTCCAGCCTTCAGCCTTCAGCCTTCAGCCTTCAGCCTTCAGCCTACCCGGCCAGGCCGGCGAGGGCCTCGATATAGTCCGGCGAGGTCCCTTTTACCTTTCCGGCTTTGGCCTGATGGCAATATTGTTTCAGCCATTGCCTGGCGGTTTCCGGTCCGACGGCATTCACGACGGCCTCGAAGAACATGCTTGGGCTTTCGGGGGCTACGGCGCATTCGATGCCGCGACACGTCCATGTGTCGGTCAGGAGAAAAGAGATGACGCGTGTGGAGGTGAGCCGTGTCTGCATGTGGACGCAGTTAAAGAGCTTCAGCTTGGGGAGCGACTTTCCGGTGCGGTTGACCTGGAAGGTCGATGCGTCCAACTGTCCCGTATCGAGCCCGTTGCGCGTGACGGGGTTGAAGGCTTTGAGGGCCAAGGTGCACATCTTCTGCTTCAGGCCTTCGGTTTCCTTCTTGGAGAAGGTGTGGGGCGGGGTCGTGCCCGCGGTGTACTGGAGATTGCGGTGGATGCCCAGGGGCTCGTAGCCCACGGGCAACGCCGTCACATAGGCCTCCAACTCCCGGTGATGCTCCTCCCGGCGATAGCGGTCCGGCAGGAACAGAATCCCCGCGCGCAGCGGTTCCGTCATCTCCTCCTTCAGTCGTTCGTGGAGCAGGCGCAGGTGCTTGTATTCCTGGGCCACGCGTCGGCTGCCTTCCTCCGGGTTTTTTGCCACCACCAGCGAAAGCTGCGTCTTGCGCTTCGCGGCCGTCGTGACTTTAACCGTGAAGATCAGGCGGAACTCGTCCTCCGCGGTCAGTGCGAAAATCAGGCTGTTTGCCGCGCCCGGACCGAGCACTTTCTCTATGGCGGGCTGGATCAGGCGGTCGCGATCGCGCACCAGCTTGTCCACCGCGCTCGCGAGGGTTTCAAGTTGGTAGAAGCGGCGGAACGGCTTGCCGCGATGGTCCACAAATTCCACCATGTTGTTCCACTTGGTGGTGAAGACCAGCGGGCGAGACGCCTGGCCGCGTCCGGTAAACGCCTTGGGTTTTCTGCGGGCTTGGGGCATGTAAATCTTTCTTTCAGACGCGGTGGTGGTCGGCCTGCCAGTTGTTCACCAGCTTCTTGATGGCGTCGGCCTTGGCAATGTTTTCGTCGAGCACTTTGCGCGCCAGATCGGGCAGTTCTTCATCGGAGGCAAAGCGAAGCCCGACCAGTTGTTTCACGGTCAGCTTCTTCGCCGGGCCCTTCAGTTCATCGGGGAGCACTTCGGCCAGACGCAGCCGCATTTCCGTGCGGATAATGCGGTCCTGCAGCGTTACGGCGTAGTTGCGCATGAGCAGCAGTCCGAAAATCGCGGAGAAGGAATTGAGGAGCAGGGCGGTGCCCACAAGGCAGTGTCCCGCCGTGGAATTGGGCATCAGAAGGCCCACGGTCGCCATGATGGCGGACGCGAGAAACAGGACGGTAACGATTACAAATTTGGTGGGAAAAACCACGTGGTTACTATAGTTTTGAGGGACGGCCTCGGCCATGACAGGTCCTTTCCGTTGACGGCGATTGACAGGGGCATGCAGGGTGTCGTTCGCTGGGAATCCAGCGATGCGGCCTGATACTATAACACATCGGCCCGGAGGGGCTGGAATTATGTGCACCAGGCCATTTTCCGCCCCCAGGACCCTCGGGCCCGGAGCGGGAAAATGCTCAATCAGGCACAGTGCGATTTCTATCGGGAAGCGGGCTATCTCCATATCCCGGCGGTGTTCTCGCCGGAGGAGATGGACGCACTCGAAGGTCACCTCGCCATTCTGTTGAAGGAATGGGCCCAGACCGATATCGGCTGGACGGGTCCCTGGCGCAAGGCCTACATGGACGAGGCCACGGAGAAAAAGTCGAAACTGACCCATCTTCACGACCTTCACTTCTATTCCGACGCCTGGAGCCGCGCGATGCACAACCCGAGATTGGTGGGGGCGCTGGCGGATCTTCTCGGGCCCAATGTGGAGCTGCACCACACCACCCTCCACCTCAAGCCGCCGGAGACGGGCCATCCCTTCCCGCTCCACCAGGACGACGCCTTCTATCCCCATACCGATGACCGTTATATCGACGTGCTCGTACACTTGGACGATACGTGCCACGAAAACGGGGAAATCCGCTTCACCGCCGGCAGCCACAAGGCCGGACGCCTGCCCCACATTACCCAGACGCCCGAAGGCGAGTGCACGCCCCACCTGCCCACCGATGCGTATCGCCTGGAGGATACCATTCCGGTTCCGGCAAAGCGGGGCGATATCGTAGTTTTCAATATTTTTACGGTCCACGGCAGCCACATCAACCAGACCGATCGCATGCGGCGGCTGGTCCGCTGTGGATTTCGCGATCCGGCCAATGCCCAGCTTGCCGGACAGAGCGTGGGGCGTCCCGGCATTATGGTGAGCGGATTGCGCCCCTGCGCGCCGGGGCAGTTGCCCTTCCCGAGTTGAGGGGATCCTTAACCCTTGTAGCGCACCGCCAGCATGGTGATGTCATCGTGCTGTGGATAGTTCACGGTGAAAGCCTCGATGCCCCGCGCCAGTCCGAGGGCCATTTCGTCCAGGGGCAGCGCGCAGGACTGGGCAAGATGCTCCTCCAGACGCGTGTCGCAGAAGAGGTGCCTGTCCTTGTCCATGGCCTCCGTTACCCCGTCGGTGTAGAGAAAGAGGCATTCCCCCGGGGCCAGGGTGATCGTAGTCTTCACGTAGGTCGCCTCCGGCATCACCCCGAGCACGATTCCGCCCTGATTCTGGAGGGGAGACGGCGGCGTGCCGTTTCTCCGCACCCAGTAAGGCGGATTATGCCCCGCATTGCTGTAGGTGACCTCGCCCGTCTTCGTGTCAAGCACCCCGTAGAACACCGTCACGAAGAGATCCGAGGCGTTGTCCCCGCAGAGCAACCGGTTTACATAGTTCAGGCAGGTGTCGGGGCAATCGTTGTGCAGGGCCGTCGCCTTGATCAGGGTGCGGCAAACCGCCATGAACAGCGCGGCCGGAACGCCCTTGCCCGAGACGTCCCCTATCACGAACGCGAGGCGGTCCTCGCCAATGAAAAAGAAGTCGTAGAAGTCGCCGCCCACCTGTCGCGCCGGGGTCATGGTGGCAAACACTTCGATGTCGTGCCGATCGGGGAAGGGTGGAAAGGTCTTGGGCAGGATGGACTCCTGTATGCGCGAGGCCACCTGCAGTTCGTGCTGAACGGCGATCAAATTGCGGGTTGCCTCCAGGCCCTGCTTCAGCTTGTGGACTTCGGAGATCGTCTTCTCGATGGTGATCTCGAGATCCGCAAAGTCGATTGGCTTGGTGATGAAATCAAAGGCCCCCCGGTTCATCGCCGTGCGGATATTGTCCAGATCGCCGTAGGCGGAAATGACCACCGATTTGTACAGGCCGTCCCGCTCCGCCAGGCGCGCAAGCAGGGTGAGCCCGTCCATCACCGGCATGTTGATATCCGTCAGGATTACGTCGATGCCGTCGTCCTGATCGAGCACTTCCAGGGCCTGTTGTCCATTCCCCGCGAAGGTGATGTTGTAATTGCCCTCGCGGATTTTCTTGCGAAACTTTTGCCGGATCAGCGATTCCAGGTCCGGCTCGTCGTCCACGACCAGCAGGCGCACCGGCGGTGTCAATATCGCGTTCACGATGTCTTCCTCACCGAAAGGATTTTCTCCTTCAGCTCGCCGAAATCCAGCGGTTTGGCCAGGTAGTCGTTGGCGCCGCAGTCCATCGCTTCGCGGTACTTCTCCTGGTCGTCGTAGGCCGTAATCATGAATACGGGTATGCCCGGGCGGTGCCCCTTGATTTCCCGCAGCAGCTCCAGGCCGCTCATCCCCGGCATGTTTATATCGGAAAGGATAAGCACCAGGTCGGTACCCGCGCTGCTGTTCAGCACTTCCAGGGCCTCGCTGCCCGAGAAGGCAAAGCGAAACTGGAGCTCACCGCTCCGGATTTCCTTCCGGAAACGCTGCTCAAAGAGCATCTGGATATCGGGCTCGTCGTCCACGACCATGATCAACATCAAGTTTCAACCTTGTGGGTGTTGGCGGCGCCCGCCGGAAGGGCGATGATGAATTCCGTGTATTCACCAGGATTCGATTGTACGGAGAGCTCGCCCTGGTGTTCCTGCACCACGATGTCGTAGCTGATGGAAAGACCCAGGCCCGTACCGACGCCCGCGGGCTTGGTGGTGAAAAACGGGGTAAAAACCTTGTCCACGATCCCATCCGGAATGCCATACCCGTTGTCCCGGATGCGGATGATCACTCTATCAGATTCCAGACCCGTGGAAACAGTCAATTTCGGGTGGAAGCCCGCGCCGTCCCGCTTCTTGCGCTCGTGGGCCGCGTAGCAGCCGTTGTTCAGGATGTTCAGGAATACGCGGGCCAGATCCTGCGACACCACATCGAGTTCCGGCAGCCTGGGATCGAGGTGTAGGTCCAGTTCGATGTTGAAAGTGGAATCCTGCGCCCGCATCCCGTGGTAGGAGAGCTGCACGTATTCTTCCAGTAGTTCATTAATCTGCGTGCGGCGTTTTTCATCCTTCTTGCCTCGGGAATGGAGCAGCATCGTCTTCACGATGTTGTCCGCGCGCTTGCCGTGCTCCTGGATCTTCCGGGTGTTCTGCTGGATGTCGGAAAGGAGATCGGCCAGGGTTTCCCGCGCTTCCGGGGAGAGCGCGGCACCCACGGCGCCCAGCTCCTCCTCCAGCTCGCCCGCCAGTTCCACCGTGAGTTCCGCGAAATTCGTCACGAAGTTCAACGGGTTCTTGATTTCGTGGGCGATGCCCGCGGTGAGGGAACCCAGAGAGGCCATTTTCTCGTTCATCACCAGTTGGGCCTGGGTGTTTCGCAGCTCCTCCAGGGCGCCGGCCAGCTCGTCGCGATTCTGCTCCAGCAACATGGTCCGCTCCGCCACATCCCGCTCCAGCGTCGCACTGTACTCGCGCAGGATGCGATCCGCCTCTTTGCTGTCGCTGATATCGCGCAGGTTGATCACCGTGCCCGCGATGCTTGCATCGTCCAGGCGGTTCGTGCCCACGGAAGCGATGTAGATCCAATGCCCCTCCTTGTGCCGGAGCCGATACTCCGACCGGGTGGGCGCGCCGGGATTCAGCAGGGCCCGTTCCGCCGCGCGCTTGATCTGAAGCACGTCGTCGGGATGGATCTTGTCGAAGAGGGTCTTTCCGAGGACTTCCTCGGCGGTATAGCCGAATGTGCGCTCGAAAGAAGGGCTCACGAAGCGCGCCGTAAAGTCCGCATCCAGCACGACGATCACGTCCGGCGCAAACTCGATCAGGGCCTTGTAGTATTGCTGGCTGCGCTCCACCTCCTCCTGGGCGCGCTTGCGCTCCGATACTTCCTTTTCCAGCGAACCGTAGAGCACCTGGATCTTGTCCATGAAGCGGTTGAACGAACTCGACAGTTCGGCCACTTCGTCTTTTCCGCTCACCACCAGTCGCTGATTGAGGGCGTCTTCGCCTTGAACCATGCCCTTGAGAATGGCCACCGTGGAGCGGATGGGCCGCACGATCGGCTTCGCCAGGTAGTCGGCCACGAAACACAGCACCAGAATGGCCACGAGCACGATCGCGTCACTGAGGTACAGCATGCGGCTCACGAATTCCCGCGATGTCTTCTCCATCTCCTTCACCGTCTTGAAGGCCTCCACCGTGTCCACCTGCGCTATCAACGCCCACGTGACGCCCAGGATCTGGATCGGTCGGAAGGCGATCAGGGCCTCGTGTCCCGCTGCGTCGCGGTAGACGTCGCAACCCGTCTGGCCGAGGTGAAAGACAATCCGCGCCGGCTCAATGTCGAGTCGCGGCGCGTCGGGATCGCTGCCGTTCTCCTGAATTTCCGACCGGCGTGCGAACACCTTGGCCGCTCCGCCGCGCGGTTCGTAGTCGGGTCCCACCAGATAGACCGCGCCGGAATCGCCCAGGGCCGTCATGGCGCCCAGAATGTCATTGAAGCGTTCGATGCTGAACTCGAAGAGGACCACGCCCTTCTTCTCGCCGCGCGAAAAGATCGGTGTCGCGATGAAGCAGACGTCCTCGTTGTTCGCGGGCAGGTAGGGCGCGGCATCTTCGAAGATTACCTTGCCCGGTTCCCCCGCCCAGGCCGAGCGAAAGGCCCGGGCCGCGTGACTTTCGGCCAGCGGACCCTGGACCATGGACGCGCCGAAGTCCAGGTCCTTTTTGACGGAGTAGACGACCTCGCCCCGCACGCCGTCAACCAGAATGACGTCCTCATAGCCCAGGCGCGCCAGGGTGCTCACCCAGAAAGGGTGAATCGAATCGTGCATCTTTGCATAAGGCGAGTCCGCCGGCTGGGGCGTCGGTGGCGGCGCGTCCACAGCGGCGGTGGGCGTCGGATGTAGCAGGTATGCATGTTGCAGGGCCACGCCCGAGGGCGAGAGTGCCGACACATACTCCGCCGACGATGGAGGGCCCGCCTCGCCGGCTGGGGGCATCTTTTCGAGTCTGGTGGAATACCATGCGCGGAGCTCCTCGCGCATCCGGGCGAGTTCGTCTGGAGGAAATGCTTCGGGGGGCGCGGCGCGGAAAAAGACCTCGCTGTCGAGCATTGCCTGGAGGTGATAGAACTGGCTGAGGAGGCGCGCCTCGTTTGACAGGCCCTGGACGAAAGTATTCAGGTGGTCCCCCTGGGCGCTGACCACGGCGGAGATGTGATCCTTCGCCTTCTGCTCGAGTGCCACCCGCGCCTGCTCGCCGGTGTCTTCCAAAGCGCGCTTGGTGATCGTGTGGGTGAAGAGGGTGCCCAGCAGCAGCGGGACCAGGCCGCAGGCAAGGAGCGCCAGGGTAAATTTTCCGAGCAGATTCATGGCAATGGGTACCGATAGGGGAGGTTCACTGATTGCGATATACTACCCTATTCCGGCCCCGGAATGAACAATGGTCCCCCGCCGTCGTCGGGCGGGTCGACCGGATCGGGGGCGTTCGCGCCGGGAGACGAATTCAGTAGATCGCCGCGAGCGTAATCGGTACCATGGTGCCATAACAAGGCGCGGTCCGGCCTGAAACCGGCGTGCCTGAAGGTGTTGGGAACTTGTAGTCCGCTCGGGCTTGGGGAAGGAAAGGCTGGCGGTATGTCGTTGAGGGTCAAGGTGGAGTTGGTGCTCTTCATCGTCTTCGGATTGGTGATCGGGTTGACCTATGGGATCCAGCGGTTCGTTATCATACCTGGACTGGAGCCCGTCGAGCGCAAGACGGCGCAGAAAGATATGGAGCGCTCCTCGGAGGCGCTTGAACGCCAGGCCGGCATCGTGAAGCGGCGCGCCGCCGAGTGGTCCAGACTGATTTCACGGCGTATTGCCGCGGGGGATTCTTCGGCGGTTGTTCCCGAGGAAGACCTGGTGGCCGCCGGTGTTTCCGCCGCGTTCTGGTTCAAGCCGGGGGGGGGCGAGCGGAACTGGGGCTACACCGCCCCGGATCCCACAGGCGGATCGCGTAAGTTTGCCGAGTTTGCGTCGGGCGTGAAACCGGAGCAGGCCTACCTGCTGGAGGCGGCGAAGCATGGAGAGGCCGTGGCGGGTGCGCTGCTGACCAGCGAAGGCCCCGCCCTGGCCGCCGTGGCCCCGGTTGTACCGAGCGGGGGGGGCGCCCCGGGGATGCTGCTGGTGCTTCGTCTTCTCGATCCGGCCCTTCTCGCACAGATGCACCAGCAGGCGGCCATCGAATTTCAGGTTTGGGCCTTGAACGACCCGGCGCTCACCCCGGAAGAGCGCGGTGTCGTACAGGAGTTGCTGGCGGGCAACGACGTGCAGGTACGGGAGGCGGGCGAGGAAGAGTTTCGGGTCTACTCGTCCTATGCGAGTATTTCGGGCCAGCCCCTGTTTCTGCTGCGTTCGGAGATCCATCGCAGTCTCCTGGCTCGTGCGCGCTCCACCATGCAGATCGGCCTCCTCGCCCAGGTGGGCATCGGTCTCGCCGCGCTGGTCTTGCTCATTATTTTGTTCCGCCGCACCGTGATGGACAGCCTTTCCCTGCTGACCGACCACACGACTTCGATCGGCGGGTCCAACGATCTGTCGGCCCGCCTGAAGCTGGACCGAAGCGATGAGCTCGGTACGCTCGCGTCGGAATTCAACCGGATGGTTGAGGCCCTGGAGAATGATCGGAGGCGACAGATCGAGATCAAGGAGCGGCTTCGCGAAAGCGAAGAACGCTACGCCCTGGCGGTGCGGGGCGCAAACGATGGTCTCTGGGACTGGAACCTCCTCGCCGATGAAATGCATTACTCGACCCGCTGGAAAAGCATGCTCGGTTACGGCGAGGATGAAATCGGGGACACGCCGGAAGAGTGGTTGGGCCGTATCCATCCGGATGACAGGGAGAACGTGCAGGCGGCGCTGAACGCCCACACCCAGTTGACGACGGCCCACTTCGAGTCCGAGCACCGCATTCGGCACAAGAGCAACAACTACATCTGGGTCCTCTGCCGGGGCCTGGCCGTGCAGGACAGCAGCGGCGTCCCCACCCGCATGGCGGGCTCCCAGACCGACATCACCCTGCGCAAGGTTTTCGAAGAGCAGTTGCGCCATCAGGCGCTCCACGACTCGCTCACGAGCCTGCCCAACCGCGCCCTCTTTCTGGACCGCCTCAATCAGGCGATCCGGTTGAGCGAGCGACAGAAGGAATACCGTTTTGCCGTTATGTTTCTCGATCTGGACCGCTTCAAGGTCTTGAACGACGGTCTGGGGCACGTCGTGGGCGACGCCCTGCTCAACATGTTCGCGGAGAAATTGCAGCATATCCTGCGGGCGGTGGACACGGTCTGCCGCCACACCGGTACCCTGGCGCGCTTCGGCGGCGACGAATTCGTTCTTCTCCTCGACAATATCTCCGGCGTGGGGGATGCCACGCTGGTCGCGGGCCGTATCGAACGCATGCTGGAGCAGCCCTTCCAGATCGACCAGCACGAAGTGTTCACCAGCGCAAGTATCGGGATAGCCATGAGCGGGCCGGGCTACACCAACCCGGAGGAACTCATCCGGAACGCCGACACGGCCATGTATCGCGCCAAGGCCCGTGGCAAGGCCTGTTTTGAGATTTTCGACGCCGACATGCACTCCAAGGCCATCGAGCGGCTGCAATTGGAGAATGATCTCCGGCGCGCGATTGAACGGGAAGAGTTTCGCGTTCATTACCAGCCCATTGTATCGCTGAACACGGGGCGCATTGTCGCCTTCGAGGCCCTCATACGCTGGGAGCACCCGGAACGCGGCATGATCTCACCCATCGAATTTGTCCCCGTGGCCGAAGAGACCGGCATGATCGTCGCCATCGGCGAATTCGTCCTGCGTACCGCCTGTCGGCAGTTGCGCATCTGGCAGACCACGGTTTCGGGCGAGTCCGAACTGATGGTCAGTGTGAATCTCTCCGTGAAGGAATTCTCCAAACCCAACCTCATCGCCGCCATCGCGGATATCCTGACGGAGACCGAAGTGCAACCCGGATACTTGAAGCTGGAGATCACGGAAAGTGCGCTAATGGAAAGCGTGGAGTTCGTGACGCGCACCCTGCGGCAACTGCGCGACATGGGGATTCAACTCGCCATCGACGATTTCGGGACGGGCTACTCCTCCCTCAGCTATCTGCACCGGTTTCCCATGCATACGCTCAAAGTGGATCAGGCCTTCATCCGCGAAATGTCGTCAAGCCGGGAGAGCGAACAGATCGTCAAGACCGTGCTGCTGCTGGCCCAGGCCCTCTCCATGTCCACCATCGCGGAGGGTATCGAAAACGCGACCCAGGCGGAGGCCCTCCAAGCGCTCCGGTGCGAGTCGGGCCAGGGGTACTTCTTTTCAAAACCGCTTCCGGCGGACCAGGCCACAGAACTGCTGACTCAACCGCCGGCGTGGCCGATCACTGCGGCAGGGAAGGAGCCCTATGGCCCG encodes:
- a CDS encoding EAL domain-containing protein, translated to MSLRVKVELVLFIVFGLVIGLTYGIQRFVIIPGLEPVERKTAQKDMERSSEALERQAGIVKRRAAEWSRLISRRIAAGDSSAVVPEEDLVAAGVSAAFWFKPGGGERNWGYTAPDPTGGSRKFAEFASGVKPEQAYLLEAAKHGEAVAGALLTSEGPALAAVAPVVPSGGGAPGMLLVLRLLDPALLAQMHQQAAIEFQVWALNDPALTPEERGVVQELLAGNDVQVREAGEEEFRVYSSYASISGQPLFLLRSEIHRSLLARARSTMQIGLLAQVGIGLAALVLLIILFRRTVMDSLSLLTDHTTSIGGSNDLSARLKLDRSDELGTLASEFNRMVEALENDRRRQIEIKERLRESEERYALAVRGANDGLWDWNLLADEMHYSTRWKSMLGYGEDEIGDTPEEWLGRIHPDDRENVQAALNAHTQLTTAHFESEHRIRHKSNNYIWVLCRGLAVQDSSGVPTRMAGSQTDITLRKVFEEQLRHQALHDSLTSLPNRALFLDRLNQAIRLSERQKEYRFAVMFLDLDRFKVLNDGLGHVVGDALLNMFAEKLQHILRAVDTVCRHTGTLARFGGDEFVLLLDNISGVGDATLVAGRIERMLEQPFQIDQHEVFTSASIGIAMSGPGYTNPEELIRNADTAMYRAKARGKACFEIFDADMHSKAIERLQLENDLRRAIEREEFRVHYQPIVSLNTGRIVAFEALIRWEHPERGMISPIEFVPVAEETGMIVAIGEFVLRTACRQLRIWQTTVSGESELMVSVNLSVKEFSKPNLIAAIADILTETEVQPGYLKLEITESALMESVEFVTRTLRQLRDMGIQLAIDDFGTGYSSLSYLHRFPMHTLKVDQAFIREMSSSRESEQIVKTVLLLAQALSMSTIAEGIENATQAEALQALRCESGQGYFFSKPLPADQATELLTQPPAWPITAAGKEPYGPVAAELKGLS
- a CDS encoding response regulator, which gives rise to MLIMVVDDEPDIQMLFEQRFRKEIRSGELQFRFAFSGSEALEVLNSSAGTDLVLILSDINMPGMSGLELLREIKGHRPGIPVFMITAYDDQEKYREAMDCGANDYLAKPLDFGELKEKILSVRKTS
- a CDS encoding PAS domain S-box protein, with translation MNLLGKFTLALLACGLVPLLLGTLFTHTITKRALEDTGEQARVALEQKAKDHISAVVSAQGDHLNTFVQGLSNEARLLSQFYHLQAMLDSEVFFRAAPPEAFPPDELARMREELRAWYSTRLEKMPPAGEAGPPSSAEYVSALSPSGVALQHAYLLHPTPTAAVDAPPPTPQPADSPYAKMHDSIHPFWVSTLARLGYEDVILVDGVRGEVVYSVKKDLDFGASMVQGPLAESHAARAFRSAWAGEPGKVIFEDAAPYLPANNEDVCFIATPIFSRGEKKGVVLFEFSIERFNDILGAMTALGDSGAVYLVGPDYEPRGGAAKVFARRSEIQENGSDPDAPRLDIEPARIVFHLGQTGCDVYRDAAGHEALIAFRPIQILGVTWALIAQVDTVEAFKTVKEMEKTSREFVSRMLYLSDAIVLVAILVLCFVADYLAKPIVRPIRSTVAILKGMVQGEDALNQRLVVSGKDEVAELSSSFNRFMDKIQVLYGSLEKEVSERKRAQEEVERSQQYYKALIEFAPDVIVVLDADFTARFVSPSFERTFGYTAEEVLGKTLFDKIHPDDVLQIKRAAERALLNPGAPTRSEYRLRHKEGHWIYIASVGTNRLDDASIAGTVINLRDISDSKEADRILREYSATLERDVAERTMLLEQNRDELAGALEELRNTQAQLVMNEKMASLGSLTAGIAHEIKNPLNFVTNFAELTVELAGELEEELGAVGAALSPEARETLADLLSDIQQNTRKIQEHGKRADNIVKTMLLHSRGKKDEKRRTQINELLEEYVQLSYHGMRAQDSTFNIELDLHLDPRLPELDVVSQDLARVFLNILNNGCYAAHERKKRDGAGFHPKLTVSTGLESDRVIIRIRDNGYGIPDGIVDKVFTPFFTTKPAGVGTGLGLSISYDIVVQEHQGELSVQSNPGEYTEFIIALPAGAANTHKVET
- a CDS encoding SpoIIE family protein phosphatase, coding for MVNAILTPPVRLLVVDDEPDLESLIRQKFRKKIREGNYNITFAGNGQQALEVLDQDDGIDVILTDINMPVMDGLTLLARLAERDGLYKSVVISAYGDLDNIRTAMNRGAFDFITKPIDFADLEITIEKTISEVHKLKQGLEATRNLIAVQHELQVASRIQESILPKTFPPFPDRHDIEVFATMTPARQVGGDFYDFFFIGEDRLAFVIGDVSGKGVPAALFMAVCRTLIKATALHNDCPDTCLNYVNRLLCGDNASDLFVTVFYGVLDTKTGEVTYSNAGHNPPYWVRRNGTPPSPLQNQGGIVLGVMPEATYVKTTITLAPGECLFLYTDGVTEAMDKDRHLFCDTRLEEHLAQSCALPLDEMALGLARGIEAFTVNYPQHDDITMLAVRYKG
- a CDS encoding phytanoyl-CoA dioxygenase family protein; this translates as MLNQAQCDFYREAGYLHIPAVFSPEEMDALEGHLAILLKEWAQTDIGWTGPWRKAYMDEATEKKSKLTHLHDLHFYSDAWSRAMHNPRLVGALADLLGPNVELHHTTLHLKPPETGHPFPLHQDDAFYPHTDDRYIDVLVHLDDTCHENGEIRFTAGSHKAGRLPHITQTPEGECTPHLPTDAYRLEDTIPVPAKRGDIVVFNIFTVHGSHINQTDRMRRLVRCGFRDPANAQLAGQSVGRPGIMVSGLRPCAPGQLPFPS